From the genome of Pseudomonas sp. Teo4, one region includes:
- a CDS encoding phage minor tail protein L, giving the protein MAESIYEEIQKLTPGQYVELFELDLTALGGDVYYFHGYTQVGPIFWQAMEYSPWPIKVEGMGMTGEGQQNSPTLSVGNVSGMITALCRIYDDLIDARVVRHRTLGRFLDAANFPDGNPEADPDEHFADDVLTIDQKQSADGELISFVLKSPLIASDRKLPGRQIVANCCQWLTIGGYRGAYCGYTGSNYATDKDVSTEDPEQDMCSGTLTGCKLRFGANNPLRYGSFPSAGN; this is encoded by the coding sequence ATGGCCGAAAGCATTTACGAGGAGATTCAGAAGCTCACGCCCGGCCAGTACGTCGAGCTGTTTGAGCTTGACCTCACAGCCCTGGGCGGGGATGTCTACTATTTCCATGGCTATACCCAGGTGGGCCCGATCTTCTGGCAGGCGATGGAATACTCGCCTTGGCCGATCAAAGTTGAAGGTATGGGCATGACGGGGGAGGGGCAGCAGAATAGCCCGACCCTTTCCGTCGGTAACGTTTCCGGCATGATCACCGCCCTTTGCCGGATTTATGACGATCTGATTGACGCCAGGGTGGTCCGTCACCGAACACTCGGCCGATTCCTCGACGCAGCCAATTTCCCTGATGGGAATCCGGAGGCGGACCCGGATGAGCACTTCGCTGATGACGTCCTGACCATAGACCAGAAGCAGTCAGCAGACGGCGAGCTGATCTCATTTGTCCTCAAGTCGCCGCTAATCGCCTCCGACCGCAAGCTGCCAGGCCGGCAGATCGTCGCAAACTGCTGCCAGTGGCTCACCATCGGCGGGTACCGAGGCGCTTACTGCGGCTACACCGGATCGAATTACGCGACCGACAAGGACGTGTCGACCGAGGACCCCGAGCAGGATATGTGCTCGGGCACGCTCACCGGTTGCAAGCTGCGTTTTGGCGCGAACAACCCGCTGCGTTACGGCAGCTTCCCCTCCGCAGGCAATTGA
- a CDS encoding tail assembly protein — protein sequence MSDRIRTVRLSGELGRMFGRVHLLAVNSSAEAIKALGILFPKFTPYLHSSKERGLAFAVFYGKRNLNKDELGHPPGSADIRIAPVVQGSKSGGGLQTVLGVVLIAAASYFTGGLAAGGTTLFGAGAAGTTWGAIGMVGMSLAIGGVAQMITGQQAKIDSSEAADNQPSYNFSGIKNTITQGNPVPLCYGEMTTGSAQLSLGIRAEDQQ from the coding sequence ATGTCTGACCGGATCCGTACAGTTCGATTGTCTGGAGAGCTCGGCCGAATGTTTGGTCGTGTCCATCTTCTTGCGGTCAACTCTTCAGCTGAGGCCATAAAAGCGCTTGGAATACTGTTCCCGAAATTCACCCCTTACCTGCACTCATCCAAGGAAAGAGGTCTGGCATTCGCGGTTTTCTACGGAAAGCGAAACTTAAACAAGGATGAACTCGGCCATCCTCCTGGCTCCGCCGACATCCGTATCGCTCCCGTTGTTCAGGGGAGCAAAAGCGGGGGAGGCCTGCAGACTGTACTTGGGGTTGTCCTAATTGCAGCAGCAAGCTACTTCACCGGCGGCCTTGCAGCAGGAGGAACAACTTTATTCGGTGCAGGTGCAGCGGGCACGACTTGGGGGGCAATCGGCATGGTTGGTATGTCCTTGGCGATTGGCGGCGTTGCGCAAATGATCACCGGGCAGCAAGCCAAAATTGATAGCAGCGAAGCGGCCGACAACCAACCCAGTTACAACTTCTCAGGCATCAAGAACACCATCACCCAGGGTAACCCGGTACCTCTCTGCTACGGCGAGATGACAACCGGCTCCGCCCAGCTATCCCTTGGCATCCGCGCCGAAGACCAGCAATAG
- a CDS encoding tail fiber assembly protein, with translation MIIKLSPVRSDADLSVVKSGDILEVNAVALDFSRLTDGATLPAEAIGCEFVIGPVERTNGVLVLTLMLPHAADAPQAARFPVDLYPADGQVQLPALDLADRQAATAGVIDWSQVITAEAKALAAAEQLLATVAAEIAQHRAVADAAIAPLQDAVELEEATEAEAALLKEWKRYRLALIRLPEQEGYPNSIDWPALPA, from the coding sequence ATGATAATTAAACTTTCCCCGGTTCGCTCTGATGCAGACCTCTCTGTGGTTAAGTCGGGCGACATACTGGAAGTCAACGCCGTGGCGCTGGACTTTTCCCGGTTGACCGATGGCGCAACCCTGCCGGCTGAGGCCATTGGGTGCGAGTTCGTGATCGGCCCGGTTGAGCGCACCAACGGAGTCCTTGTGCTGACCCTCATGCTGCCGCACGCCGCCGACGCGCCGCAGGCTGCGCGTTTCCCAGTCGATCTCTATCCGGCCGACGGCCAAGTGCAACTGCCGGCCCTGGACCTGGCCGACCGTCAGGCCGCAACCGCAGGCGTGATCGACTGGTCGCAAGTCATCACGGCCGAGGCCAAAGCCCTGGCCGCCGCTGAGCAACTGCTCGCCACGGTGGCTGCCGAGATCGCCCAGCACCGCGCTGTAGCCGATGCAGCCATTGCCCCGCTACAGGATGCCGTCGAGCTTGAGGAGGCCACCGAGGCCGAAGCTGCGCTGTTGAAGGAGTGGAAGCGCTACCGCCTGGCGCTGATCCGGCTGCCCGAGCAGGAAGGCTACCCCAACAGCATCGACTGGCCCGCACTGCCGGCCTGA
- a CDS encoding phage tail protein: protein MADNFTWCPYIEPTGTGTFRVRSAQFGNGYRQVAGDGINNEVQSWPLTFRGKEAYVLEILGFLRARKGFIPFNWTPPLGVPSLFTCATWGVTPHGAGMFTLTATFEQHFGAA from the coding sequence ATGGCAGACAACTTTACCTGGTGCCCGTATATCGAACCGACGGGCACCGGGACATTCCGCGTGCGCAGCGCGCAGTTCGGAAACGGCTACCGGCAGGTGGCCGGGGATGGCATCAACAATGAAGTGCAGAGCTGGCCTTTGACCTTTCGAGGGAAGGAGGCCTATGTGCTGGAGATCCTGGGCTTCTTACGAGCTCGGAAAGGATTCATACCATTCAACTGGACCCCACCGCTTGGGGTGCCTTCGCTCTTTACCTGCGCGACCTGGGGCGTTACGCCACACGGAGCCGGGATGTTCACCCTGACCGCGACCTTTGAGCAGCACTTTGGAGCAGCCTGA
- a CDS encoding structural protein P5, whose product MTTPRGVRNNNPGNIDFNPRNAWRGQLGMEVGVAKPRFARFDTPENGIRALGKLLINYRGKDGMPGVGGQGIDTVLETINRWAPANENDTKAYATAVAKRLGVGITDPINIKNLTTLRGMVVSIIIHENGGNPYEAAVIDEGVLRALV is encoded by the coding sequence ATGACCACACCTCGCGGTGTCCGGAACAACAACCCCGGCAACATCGACTTCAACCCGCGCAACGCCTGGCGGGGCCAGCTCGGCATGGAGGTGGGCGTGGCTAAGCCACGCTTTGCCCGCTTCGACACGCCAGAGAACGGCATCCGCGCCTTGGGCAAGCTGCTCATCAACTACCGGGGCAAGGACGGCATGCCCGGTGTGGGCGGGCAGGGCATCGACACCGTGCTCGAAACCATCAATCGCTGGGCGCCAGCCAACGAGAATGACACCAAGGCCTATGCCACGGCCGTGGCCAAGCGTCTCGGCGTGGGCATCACCGACCCGATCAACATCAAGAACCTGACCACGCTGCGCGGGATGGTGGTCAGCATCATCATCCATGAGAACGGCGGCAACCCATACGAGGCTGCGGTGATCGATGAGGGCGTGCTGAGGGCGCTGGTGTGA
- a CDS encoding phage tail protein yields MPWYRTGTVAITAGQTTVTGTGTSFSANARVGDAFLGPDGRWYEVTNIASGTVLSILPAYQGATVSGGAYSITPVQGYDKNLRDAINAVVQQWGATLAGLGAVSTENVVPVNKGGTGGTTPALARSGLGLKAAAIADILGAVSQSAGVPTGAIFELVSNANGDCLKLADGTMICVMESSTTYTATAAQGSLFYNNGQTFTYPAPFIAAPKVLPAPVSAGGGGVPLGFSYSRSAVSVGIGAYCAVSGTIFRPGYVAIGRWY; encoded by the coding sequence ATGCCCTGGTACAGGACAGGCACCGTCGCGATCACGGCTGGCCAAACCACGGTGACCGGTACCGGCACCAGTTTTTCTGCAAACGCCCGGGTGGGTGATGCATTCCTCGGGCCGGATGGCCGTTGGTACGAAGTGACCAACATTGCCAGCGGCACGGTGCTCAGCATCCTCCCGGCCTATCAAGGCGCCACCGTATCTGGCGGCGCATACTCGATTACGCCGGTGCAGGGGTATGACAAGAACCTCCGAGACGCCATTAATGCAGTGGTTCAGCAGTGGGGCGCCACGCTGGCTGGTTTGGGCGCTGTCTCAACCGAGAACGTTGTGCCGGTGAACAAGGGTGGTACTGGCGGCACCACGCCGGCGCTGGCGCGCAGCGGGCTCGGCCTGAAGGCAGCTGCCATAGCCGACATACTTGGCGCTGTCTCGCAAAGCGCAGGCGTACCCACGGGGGCAATCTTTGAGCTTGTCAGCAACGCCAATGGCGATTGCCTGAAGCTCGCCGACGGCACGATGATCTGTGTGATGGAAAGCTCGACCACTTACACAGCCACCGCCGCACAAGGGTCGCTGTTTTACAACAATGGCCAGACCTTTACATACCCAGCTCCGTTTATCGCAGCCCCCAAAGTGCTTCCAGCCCCTGTGTCGGCTGGCGGTGGCGGTGTGCCCCTGGGGTTCTCCTACAGTCGAAGCGCAGTGTCCGTTGGCATCGGCGCGTACTGCGCGGTGAGCGGAACGATTTTCAGGCCTGGCTACGTAGCCATTGGGAGGTGGTACTGA
- a CDS encoding phage tail tape measure protein, giving the protein MASKALGTLTLNVIAQVGGFVAGMDKAERSSLKWRKEVEKNAKAAGVAIGAGIAAGVTALAAFTVSTVQAASEISRFASVAGSSTTEFQKYAAGAKSVGVENDKLADIFKDVNDKVGDFLLNGGGELQDFFKTIAPKVGVTADQFRNLSGPQALQLFATSLQKAGLSQAEMTQQMESLANDATLLLPLLRDNGAGFAVLGDAAEKAGAIMGEKTIVATQNLAAAGWLAEQSMAGIKNQMAAALMPTLSDYSNILFDLSQDTESMSVLSEGLRLILDVSAKTALMVAYAFELTGRSIKGLVTIIGGAFDGVDLSKPSEVIGKIQENSSRLADGVGKDLDRMDERYNRLWVRIDQAGSSGQASGKIKEIAGALALLNKEGAKGTFKAPTADAQAAAKAAEAAAKKLQTQFDTTEEGYKRQIELINTEVDKRKDATEVAKLQFEMTAGKLKGLSGQQQTRLSQLAEELDRLKQLKQANEDNAKAASYAATLAASNATARSGFAIDLAGAGLGDKARDRLRQNLQIEQEYNDKLSELQAQRNAGDISDSLFRKETGLLKASLAERLADQQGYYAQLDDAQSDWLSGASDALHNYMDQAKDIAGQMGNAFTSLFDGLTDAAVEWAFGADQKFGDVAASFGKMVAKMAMQAAASNVFSSILPSLATSAAGSYASSASAGGSSGFDFGLGSASSGMTYTPSGFWDGGYTGSGGKFDPAGIVHAGEFVLRKEVVEQPGMRAFLEGLNAKGYADGGYVGPSASSYSSDAMQAIGQGGGSSPVIIQQQISVDGSGGQAGTATGDMNAVAQAYAKAAQDGARQEIAKQLGRGGMIWTAINRPVR; this is encoded by the coding sequence CCGAGCGGAGCTCCCTCAAATGGCGAAAGGAAGTGGAGAAGAATGCCAAGGCTGCTGGAGTAGCAATTGGCGCTGGGATAGCCGCTGGCGTTACGGCGCTCGCGGCGTTCACTGTTTCCACCGTACAGGCGGCAAGTGAAATCAGCCGCTTCGCCTCCGTGGCCGGCAGCAGCACGACGGAGTTTCAGAAGTACGCGGCAGGTGCCAAATCGGTAGGCGTAGAGAACGACAAGCTGGCGGACATCTTCAAGGATGTGAACGACAAGGTTGGTGACTTCCTCCTCAATGGTGGCGGCGAACTGCAGGACTTCTTCAAGACCATCGCCCCCAAAGTTGGGGTGACCGCCGATCAGTTCCGCAACCTGTCAGGCCCGCAGGCCCTGCAACTGTTCGCCACAAGCTTGCAGAAGGCAGGCCTGAGTCAGGCTGAGATGACCCAGCAGATGGAATCGCTGGCCAACGATGCGACCCTATTGCTACCGCTATTGCGCGACAATGGGGCAGGCTTCGCGGTGCTCGGTGATGCTGCTGAGAAGGCAGGCGCGATCATGGGTGAGAAGACCATTGTTGCGACCCAGAACCTGGCGGCAGCAGGGTGGCTGGCCGAGCAGTCAATGGCGGGCATCAAGAACCAGATGGCTGCCGCGCTCATGCCTACGCTGAGCGATTACTCCAACATTCTGTTCGACTTGAGCCAGGACACTGAGTCGATGTCGGTTCTGTCGGAGGGGCTCCGGCTGATCCTGGATGTCAGTGCCAAGACGGCATTGATGGTCGCCTATGCCTTTGAGCTGACCGGGAGATCCATTAAGGGCCTTGTCACCATCATCGGCGGCGCGTTTGATGGAGTGGACTTGTCCAAACCGTCGGAAGTGATCGGGAAAATTCAGGAGAACTCGTCACGCCTGGCTGATGGAGTGGGCAAAGACCTTGATCGGATGGATGAGCGTTATAACCGCTTGTGGGTCCGTATTGATCAGGCCGGCTCATCTGGCCAGGCCAGTGGCAAGATCAAGGAGATCGCCGGCGCCCTGGCCTTGCTGAACAAGGAAGGCGCGAAGGGAACCTTCAAGGCCCCGACTGCCGATGCCCAAGCCGCAGCAAAGGCAGCTGAAGCCGCAGCCAAAAAGCTCCAGACCCAGTTCGACACGACCGAGGAAGGTTACAAACGACAGATTGAGCTGATCAACACTGAAGTAGACAAGCGCAAAGATGCGACCGAAGTGGCCAAGCTGCAGTTCGAAATGACCGCCGGAAAGCTGAAAGGCCTGAGTGGCCAGCAGCAGACCCGCCTTTCGCAACTGGCCGAAGAACTGGACCGACTCAAACAGCTCAAGCAGGCCAATGAGGACAATGCTAAAGCCGCTTCCTATGCCGCCACGCTGGCCGCCTCAAATGCAACCGCGCGTTCCGGGTTTGCAATTGACCTGGCTGGTGCTGGTCTCGGCGACAAGGCCCGGGATCGGCTGCGGCAGAACCTGCAGATTGAGCAGGAGTACAACGACAAGCTGTCTGAACTGCAGGCGCAGCGTAACGCCGGTGACATAAGCGACTCACTTTTCCGCAAGGAAACTGGCTTGCTCAAGGCTTCTCTTGCTGAGCGCCTAGCCGACCAGCAGGGCTACTACGCGCAGCTTGACGATGCGCAATCGGACTGGCTCTCCGGCGCAAGCGATGCGCTGCACAACTACATGGACCAAGCCAAGGATATTGCCGGCCAGATGGGCAACGCCTTTACCTCGCTGTTCGATGGGTTGACCGATGCAGCGGTCGAGTGGGCCTTCGGAGCGGACCAGAAGTTCGGTGATGTGGCGGCCAGCTTCGGCAAGATGGTTGCCAAAATGGCCATGCAAGCGGCAGCGTCCAATGTGTTTTCCAGCATCCTCCCTAGCCTGGCCACGTCCGCCGCTGGGTCGTACGCGTCGTCAGCCTCTGCGGGAGGTTCCAGTGGGTTCGATTTCGGGCTGGGTAGCGCTTCATCTGGCATGACTTACACGCCAAGCGGATTCTGGGATGGTGGCTACACCGGCTCAGGCGGCAAGTTCGACCCTGCTGGCATCGTTCACGCTGGAGAGTTCGTGCTGCGCAAGGAGGTTGTGGAGCAGCCTGGCATGCGAGCCTTCCTGGAAGGCCTCAACGCGAAGGGGTATGCAGATGGCGGGTACGTCGGCCCTAGTGCGAGCTCCTACTCGAGCGACGCGATGCAGGCTATAGGCCAGGGCGGAGGTAGCTCGCCAGTGATCATTCAGCAGCAGATATCTGTCGATGGATCCGGTGGCCAGGCTGGCACGGCAACTGGCGACATGAATGCAGTGGCTCAAGCCTATGCGAAAGCTGCTCAGGATGGCGCCCGCCAAGAGATTGCTAAGCAGCTTGGTCGTGGCGGGATGATCTGGACTGCAATCAACCGCCCCGTTCGCTGA
- a CDS encoding phage tail protein, translating into MTDLSIQGSKGESKPHSPVESPDSLINISYANILDGISEGPIVGLVNGAQSIYLDKTPLANSDGSMNFTGVSWEQRTGEHDQDHIAGFPAVESQTSVGVELKASQAWVQSFSNLELSAVRIQLAVGTLVKTESDGDMVGYTVNYEIDLSTDDGDYQTVLKTSFTGKTTTGYQRSHRIEFPKATTGWRVRVRRTTPDSSDSRIQATTSIGTYTEIIDAKLQYPYTALCGLKIDASQFSAVPERAYRIRGRIVQVPSNYDAGTRTYTGAWDGTFKLAWTDCPPWIWRDIVLNDRYGLGRFIDASQVDKWGLYQIAQHCDLSVSDGKGGQEPRFTCNVYLQSRAEALTVLQDLASVFRGMSYYAGSEVACAADMPGDPVYTYTNANVIDGKFNRPGSSGSTRFSVAKVAWSDRENFGNQRVEYVQDQTAIGRYGIRETEITAFGCVSQGQAQRAGKYILLTNRLETGTINFSVGLDGTICRPGDIIRVADENYAGLPIGGRIKSATSTTVTLDNDVTAAAGDTLVVILPKGVAETRIIRSIVGRLVTVTQAFSKVPVKESIYTIETAELVAETYRVLTVNENFGDDKLQYDIVAVERNASKFEAIDNGAQIVTPPTSVLPGAIQAPPSNIELSTFDTVSQGVNVATMRITWDAPRGAQRYNVWWKRDDGDWIYAGVTYTAAIEVKGIYTGVYTARVAAIGVAGSSSIWAFSDPTQLYGKTGEPPALASFSAATELFGIRLNWAFPEGAADTFYTEIQESLVVTGDDPVQLSMVAYPARTYLKSGMAAGVTRFFRARLADRTGNTGPWTEWTFGQSGADAGPILELISGQITESELGQELLKEIEKISGDFPGSVNDRINEAKQELEDLITELTDPLEYVATNAYAKDDTVRSGQRLYMAIAPVPAAADGINAPPNPTYWVDIGSIASTANGLAQAVAKNTTDITDLDGKITVNAAMLQAVQSAYRDDNGEGDLADALRGWDTLAKVSEESRTRATQNEAMASRVTTVEARVDGNTGSIRSLEQTVVTNEQATASRFTDVSTKVDNNTAGISQLEETVTNNESSTASRLEDVNARVDDAEVAISDEAVARAAGDEALGIRVGYMEATFTVPQGDRDDNGEGDLAGALKAWESTAKIAEESKVRATAIDAQARKSETLEASIGQTNAAVQTVSQAQAALDGKASTMWAVKMQLNAQGQYVAAGIGLGIENGPTGLQSQFLVSADRFGVVNGINGAFVTPFTVQGGQVFMNSAVIRQADIVNLIVTGELRSGNYVAGEQGVRINFVTGDFEVNGTTSGQGRLTVNNKAVRIYHANDKLALDLGVNV; encoded by the coding sequence ATGACTGATCTGTCCATTCAGGGCTCCAAGGGCGAGTCCAAGCCGCACTCACCCGTAGAAAGCCCAGACAGCCTGATCAACATCAGCTATGCGAACATTCTGGACGGCATCAGCGAAGGCCCGATTGTTGGATTGGTGAACGGCGCCCAGTCCATCTACCTGGACAAGACCCCGCTGGCCAACAGCGACGGAAGCATGAACTTTACCGGCGTGAGCTGGGAGCAGCGCACCGGCGAGCACGACCAGGACCATATTGCAGGCTTCCCAGCGGTAGAGTCGCAAACCTCGGTCGGCGTTGAGCTAAAGGCCAGCCAGGCTTGGGTGCAGTCGTTCAGCAACCTTGAGCTTTCTGCCGTCCGCATTCAGCTCGCAGTCGGTACCCTGGTGAAGACCGAGAGCGACGGCGACATGGTCGGCTACACCGTCAACTACGAAATCGACCTGTCGACGGATGATGGCGACTATCAAACGGTCCTCAAGACCTCCTTCACGGGGAAAACGACCACTGGCTACCAGCGTTCGCACCGGATCGAATTCCCAAAGGCCACCACCGGCTGGCGCGTCAGGGTCCGCAGGACAACCCCGGACTCGTCCGATTCGCGCATTCAGGCCACGACGTCGATTGGCACGTATACGGAGATCATCGACGCGAAGCTGCAGTACCCGTACACCGCCCTCTGCGGCCTGAAGATCGACGCCAGTCAGTTCTCGGCCGTTCCCGAGCGCGCCTATCGAATCCGAGGCCGCATCGTGCAGGTGCCCAGCAACTACGACGCCGGCACCCGGACTTACACAGGCGCCTGGGATGGCACCTTCAAGCTTGCCTGGACCGACTGCCCGCCATGGATCTGGCGGGATATTGTCCTGAACGATCGCTATGGCCTGGGTCGATTCATCGACGCGAGCCAGGTGGACAAGTGGGGGCTGTATCAGATCGCGCAGCACTGCGACCTCTCTGTGTCGGACGGGAAGGGCGGGCAAGAGCCGCGCTTCACCTGCAACGTCTACCTCCAATCCCGCGCCGAAGCGCTGACCGTGCTGCAGGATCTGGCCAGCGTGTTTCGTGGCATGAGCTACTACGCCGGCAGTGAGGTCGCTTGCGCGGCCGACATGCCAGGCGACCCGGTCTACACCTACACCAATGCCAACGTCATTGATGGCAAGTTCAATCGCCCTGGATCGAGCGGCTCCACCCGCTTCAGCGTGGCCAAGGTTGCCTGGAGTGATCGGGAAAACTTCGGCAACCAGCGCGTCGAGTATGTCCAGGACCAGACCGCAATCGGACGCTACGGAATCCGGGAAACCGAGATCACTGCCTTCGGCTGTGTTTCCCAGGGGCAGGCACAGCGAGCGGGCAAGTACATCCTCCTGACCAACAGGCTGGAGACTGGCACCATCAACTTCAGTGTCGGCCTGGATGGGACTATCTGCCGACCTGGCGACATCATCCGGGTGGCCGATGAGAACTACGCCGGCTTACCGATTGGTGGCCGGATCAAGTCGGCGACCTCCACCACTGTGACGCTGGATAACGATGTCACGGCGGCTGCGGGCGATACGCTGGTGGTGATTCTGCCCAAGGGCGTGGCTGAAACGCGGATCATCCGATCCATCGTTGGCCGCCTGGTCACCGTCACGCAGGCTTTCTCCAAGGTGCCGGTCAAGGAATCGATCTACACCATAGAGACCGCCGAGCTTGTGGCGGAAACGTACCGGGTGCTGACCGTCAACGAAAACTTCGGGGATGACAAGCTGCAGTACGACATCGTTGCTGTCGAACGCAACGCCAGTAAGTTTGAAGCCATCGACAATGGCGCGCAGATCGTCACGCCGCCTACCAGCGTTTTGCCCGGCGCAATCCAGGCTCCACCTTCGAACATCGAGCTTTCAACCTTTGACACCGTGAGTCAGGGCGTCAACGTGGCCACCATGCGGATCACTTGGGATGCACCGCGTGGTGCGCAACGCTACAACGTCTGGTGGAAGCGTGACGATGGTGACTGGATCTACGCCGGGGTTACCTATACCGCCGCAATCGAGGTGAAAGGGATTTACACCGGCGTCTACACCGCTCGCGTCGCAGCCATCGGCGTGGCGGGAAGCAGCTCGATATGGGCATTTTCAGACCCCACTCAGCTCTACGGGAAAACCGGCGAACCACCGGCCCTGGCAAGTTTCAGCGCTGCCACGGAGTTGTTTGGTATTCGCCTGAATTGGGCATTTCCTGAAGGCGCCGCAGACACCTTCTACACCGAGATCCAGGAGTCCTTGGTGGTCACCGGTGATGACCCGGTACAGCTTTCGATGGTGGCCTACCCGGCAAGGACGTACCTCAAGAGTGGAATGGCGGCGGGCGTCACCAGGTTCTTCCGGGCACGCCTGGCGGACCGCACCGGAAACACCGGCCCTTGGACGGAGTGGACGTTCGGGCAGTCCGGGGCTGATGCCGGCCCAATCCTTGAGCTGATCAGCGGCCAGATCACCGAGAGCGAACTGGGCCAGGAGCTGTTGAAGGAAATCGAGAAGATCTCCGGCGACTTCCCCGGCTCCGTCAACGACCGGATCAACGAGGCGAAGCAGGAGCTGGAGGACCTGATTACCGAGCTGACCGATCCGCTCGAGTACGTGGCCACCAACGCCTATGCCAAGGACGACACCGTGCGCAGCGGGCAGCGCTTGTACATGGCCATTGCGCCGGTCCCGGCGGCGGCTGATGGCATCAATGCGCCGCCGAACCCGACCTACTGGGTAGATATCGGCAGCATTGCCTCGACGGCAAACGGGCTGGCGCAGGCTGTGGCCAAGAACACGACCGATATCACCGATCTCGACGGCAAGATCACGGTCAATGCGGCCATGCTTCAGGCCGTGCAGTCGGCCTACCGCGACGATAACGGTGAGGGTGACCTGGCCGACGCGCTGCGGGGCTGGGATACCCTGGCCAAGGTCTCGGAAGAGTCTCGGACCAGGGCAACCCAGAACGAGGCCATGGCCAGCCGGGTGACCACGGTAGAGGCGCGAGTTGACGGCAACACCGGCAGCATCCGCAGCCTGGAGCAGACGGTAGTCACGAACGAGCAGGCCACGGCCAGCAGGTTCACGGACGTGAGCACCAAGGTGGACAACAACACTGCGGGCATCTCGCAGCTGGAGGAAACTGTCACCAACAACGAGTCGTCGACGGCTTCGAGGCTGGAGGACGTCAATGCTCGGGTCGATGACGCCGAAGTAGCCATCAGTGATGAGGCGGTGGCCCGAGCGGCTGGCGATGAAGCTCTGGGCATCCGGGTTGGCTACATGGAAGCGACCTTCACCGTCCCGCAGGGCGACCGCGACGACAATGGTGAGGGCGATCTTGCCGGGGCGCTGAAGGCCTGGGAGAGCACGGCGAAGATCGCCGAAGAGTCAAAGGTGCGTGCGACGGCCATTGACGCCCAGGCGCGCAAGTCCGAGACGTTGGAGGCCTCGATTGGCCAGACCAACGCCGCTGTGCAGACCGTCAGCCAAGCCCAGGCCGCGCTCGATGGCAAGGCCAGCACGATGTGGGCGGTCAAGATGCAGCTCAATGCTCAGGGTCAGTACGTGGCTGCAGGCATCGGTCTTGGCATCGAGAACGGCCCGACCGGTTTGCAGAGCCAGTTCTTGGTGTCGGCAGACCGGTTTGGGGTGGTCAACGGCATCAATGGCGCGTTTGTTACACCCTTCACGGTCCAAGGTGGCCAGGTGTTTATGAACTCCGCGGTAATCAGGCAGGCCGATATCGTCAACTTGATCGTTACGGGTGAGCTCCGCAGCGGCAACTATGTGGCGGGTGAGCAGGGCGTCCGAATCAATTTCGTCACTGGCGATTTTGAAGTGAATGGAACTACGTCAGGGCAAGGTCGATTGACGGTCAACAACAAAGCGGTGCGCATCTACCACGCCAACGACAAGCTGGCGCTTGACCTAGGGGTGAACGTATGA
- a CDS encoding C40 family peptidase produces MKIPQGVIHAMYMHAREKAPEECCGLLVRTGRKLTYLPMANSAANPQQDFRIRAEDWADAEDQGEIVSVVHSHPGQSARLSGADRTAMEATALPWIIIEVREGEPVAHLVHEPTGYQAPLVGRPFHHGVLDCYTLVRDYYQRELGITLPDFEREDGWWEKGQDLYADNFESAGFYPVDPAELRQGDLIVMQVRSEKANHAGVYLADGRLRTEPEHHPVPGGILHHLYGRDSKRDVFGGFWREAARFYMRHRDVR; encoded by the coding sequence ATGAAAATCCCACAAGGTGTGATCCACGCCATGTACATGCACGCCCGCGAGAAGGCTCCAGAGGAGTGCTGCGGGCTTCTGGTACGAACTGGTCGGAAGCTGACGTACCTGCCGATGGCCAACTCTGCGGCGAATCCTCAGCAGGATTTTCGCATCCGCGCCGAGGACTGGGCTGACGCCGAGGATCAGGGGGAGATTGTCTCGGTGGTCCATAGCCACCCCGGCCAATCTGCCCGGCTCAGCGGTGCCGATCGGACGGCAATGGAAGCGACGGCTTTGCCCTGGATCATCATCGAGGTGCGAGAGGGCGAGCCTGTGGCGCACCTAGTGCATGAGCCCACCGGTTACCAGGCCCCGCTGGTGGGTCGACCGTTCCATCACGGAGTGCTCGACTGTTACACCTTGGTCCGGGACTACTACCAGCGCGAATTGGGCATCACCCTGCCTGACTTTGAGCGAGAGGACGGCTGGTGGGAGAAGGGACAGGACCTGTATGCCGACAACTTCGAGAGCGCGGGATTCTATCCGGTAGACCCGGCCGAGCTTCGCCAGGGAGACCTGATCGTCATGCAGGTGCGCTCCGAAAAGGCGAACCACGCCGGCGTGTACTTGGCTGATGGCCGACTGAGAACTGAGCCAGAACACCACCCGGTGCCCGGCGGAATCTTGCACCACCTCTACGGCCGCGACTCAAAGCGTGATGTGTTTGGTGGCTTCTGGCGCGAGGCGGCCCGGTTCTACATGAGGCATCGCGATGTGAGGTGA